The stretch of DNA CCGCTGCGGGAACCGTATATTGGGTTTTGTCAGGGGGGAACGCATTGGACGCACGTCGCGATCGCGCTCGAAGCGTTTATTAATGGGTGAACGGCACTGAAATAAGAGTTGAAAAATTTCCCAAAGCATTGATATTTCGTAGTACATTGACAAGCTTAAAATGGGTGGTAATTTCTTTTTTTGTATTTATGGTAGAGAACAAATTTTTACCCCTAAAATTAAGCTTGCCAGCCTACTACGACAGGACTTCTTTAAGATTTGCGAATTTTTTTGCGGTTTTGAATTCCGAATAGACTCAGCATAGTAATCCCGAATAAAGTTGAAGGTTCGGGAACAGATTTTCCGGGATCTGTCGGTGGCTGTATAGGAGCTTCGGGATCTTTACATCCCGATATTAGCGTTCCGCCATTCTTATCGCCCATCACTGCGATCGCGTTTTCCTCACACAATCCCTTCCCGAAAAATTCTAAGGAGTAATTACCTTGCAAGCGTTGAGGAATGAGGAAATGGCGATCGCTCCCTGTCGCCGTGTAAAATAAACCCGGAATCTCACCCGTTTGCGTCCAAGCACCATCGCGGTAACTCAATTTATTACCTAGCGGATCGGTCAGCATAAAATCGATATTATAAAACCATCCTTGTAACCAATCTTTATATTCAGCATTGAGTTTTGGAATCGAGTAGTGTTGGAAAGGGGCAGAAAGGACAGAAATTCCGGTCCCGCCAGTGCCGCGATCGGCAAACTTTTTACATTCGGGAGTCATCGGAAAAGTAATCAAACATTCCCAAGGCGTAGCATCTAAGTTCGGGCCTATAAATGAATTATTGAATTCAATAAATTCTAGGTTTCTGGGAATAAAGCCTTGTCCGTCGTTAATGAAAGCTTCTTCAGAGGCTCGCTCGATCAACCCCACTCCCGTACATTGTCCGTAATAGCATTTTTGTTGATACGGGTCTAAAAAAGCAGGAGAACCCACAGAATAAGCATATGTGCTGTTAAATTGAGTTTCAATATAACTCTTCATTTTTTCAGCATAGTTATCGCCCCAGAAATCGGGGATTTTTAAGTATTCAACTCGTTTTTCTGTACTAAAGGGAGAGTTGAGGAGATTGCTAACGAAAGAACCAAAAGAATGCTGTTGTTGTACGCCATCATCGTGAGTAATGGTGCGATATCTATTCTGAACGAGATCCCAATATTGACCTAAAGTATAGGGCGCACTCGATTCGTAAACCTGCCCGTTCCAGTTGAAACCGACATGAGAAAAAGGACGATCTTTTTCGCCGATGTAAATTAATCCCGAATTTTCAGATAAGTCAATTTTGGCATTAAAATCAAAGGTTCCTTGGGGTTGAACGCGAAAGCTAATTCTCGAGCCAACTTTGACATCGAGAGTTGAAGAAATTTCGAGCTTGCCGGGATTATTAGGATTAGTTAGTTCGTAATTGCTGCTGCTGACTTTTGCTCCATCAATCCAGATAGAAGCGTTTAAATTGCCCGTCATGTTGCTGAGGAGGGTGTTGAAGCTGACGCTAGCATCAACGGGACTAATCCAAGTTTTTTCGTAGCTACCGTTCGCAGCAGTTTGGCTATCCTGAAATAGCGTGTAGGCTAGGGTAGCAGGAGTGTGGAAGGCGAGAGTTGCGGTGGTGAGGGCGACGAGGGCAAGTTGGCGGTTTGACATATTGGTGGTAATTTCCCTGGCACAAACGAATTTTGAGGGAGATTGAAGCCTCTCCCTAGATAGGAACTCGCTATTTTTTGTTTTTTTTTACGCAGACGGGCGCAATTTGTTACAAAACTTTATGGGAAGCGGTGGGAATATTTCAGATGTAGCGATTGTCTTAAATGTCAAGTCAGTAATGAGAATTTAGCTGAATTTTCTGGGCGGCGATTGAGGCCGCGACAATTGCTTCATCCCGCTCGCGAACAC from Oscillatoria sp. FACHB-1406 encodes:
- a CDS encoding PEP-CTERM sorting domain-containing protein (PEP-CTERM proteins occur, often in large numbers, in the proteomes of bacteria that also encode an exosortase, a predicted intramembrane cysteine proteinase. The presence of a PEP-CTERM domain at a protein's C-terminus predicts cleavage within the sorting domain, followed by covalent anchoring to some some component of the (usually Gram-negative) cell surface. Many PEP-CTERM proteins exhibit an unusual sequence composition that includes large numbers of potential glycosylation sites. Expression of one such protein has been shown restore the ability of a bacterium to form floc, a type of biofilm.), with product MSNRQLALVALTTATLAFHTPATLAYTLFQDSQTAANGSYEKTWISPVDASVSFNTLLSNMTGNLNASIWIDGAKVSSSNYELTNPNNPGKLEISSTLDVKVGSRISFRVQPQGTFDFNAKIDLSENSGLIYIGEKDRPFSHVGFNWNGQVYESSAPYTLGQYWDLVQNRYRTITHDDGVQQQHSFGSFVSNLLNSPFSTEKRVEYLKIPDFWGDNYAEKMKSYIETQFNSTYAYSVGSPAFLDPYQQKCYYGQCTGVGLIERASEEAFINDGQGFIPRNLEFIEFNNSFIGPNLDATPWECLITFPMTPECKKFADRGTGGTGISVLSAPFQHYSIPKLNAEYKDWLQGWFYNIDFMLTDPLGNKLSYRDGAWTQTGEIPGLFYTATGSDRHFLIPQRLQGNYSLEFFGKGLCEENAIAVMGDKNGGTLISGCKDPEAPIQPPTDPGKSVPEPSTLFGITMLSLFGIQNRKKIRKS